A section of the Akkermansia muciniphila genome encodes:
- a CDS encoding RsmD family RNA methyltransferase has protein sequence MRIISGKAGGIALSVPKGEVRPTTDRVREALFSILHPLIEHAEVLDLFTGSGAFGLEALSRGAGSSRMVDFSRLSCATAKANLAKTGLEGGTVIQGDAVQFVKRELLARRKYDIIFADPPYCKGPADRDFIVELAQAGISGLLKKGGLFIAEVQEGWGTGREGAAEFDGLDLVDTRRYGKNMLLFYRLPEK, from the coding sequence ATGCGTATCATCAGCGGAAAGGCCGGCGGCATAGCCCTGTCTGTCCCCAAAGGGGAAGTACGGCCCACGACCGACCGGGTCAGGGAAGCCCTTTTTTCCATCCTGCACCCGTTGATTGAGCATGCCGAGGTGCTGGATTTATTCACCGGTTCCGGGGCGTTCGGCCTGGAGGCCCTGAGCCGCGGGGCCGGAAGCTCCCGCATGGTGGACTTTTCCCGTCTCTCCTGCGCCACGGCTAAAGCCAACCTTGCCAAAACCGGGCTGGAAGGAGGAACCGTCATCCAGGGTGACGCCGTCCAGTTCGTGAAAAGGGAACTGCTGGCCAGAAGGAAATACGACATTATTTTTGCGGACCCCCCCTACTGCAAGGGCCCGGCGGACCGTGATTTTATTGTGGAGCTGGCGCAGGCCGGAATTTCCGGACTGCTGAAGAAGGGCGGCCTGTTTATCGCGGAAGTGCAGGAAGGATGGGGAACCGGCAGGGAAGGCGCCGCGGAATTTGACGGCCTGGACCTGGTGGATACGCGCCGGTACGGGAAAAACATGCTGCTGTTCTATCGATTGCCTGAGAAGTAA
- a CDS encoding polyphosphate kinase 2 family protein: protein MMDIPADLVKRCKKFIEPYRVTDGEGFKLSRYDPGDLGKLDKDSKKEAVDKLEKGIQLLEQLQEVLYASESYALLVVLQAMDSAGKDGIVKHVMGGINPQGCVVSSFKPPTTLERGHDFLWRCVCRLPRRGMIGIFNRSYYEEVLSVRVHPEFLVGEGFDPAHAKRSFWKERFKSINNLERHLLANKTRIVKIFLHISSEEQRKRLLARLDTPDKNWKFSEGDIHEREFWDDYQKAYQEMIRHTSSPDAPWYVVPADNKWFSRLVCMCAMVEALAEMKLKYPKVSGELKEFFPTFRKELERPLSKGRD, encoded by the coding sequence ATGATGGATATTCCCGCTGATCTGGTCAAACGCTGCAAAAAATTCATTGAGCCGTACCGGGTGACGGACGGGGAGGGCTTCAAACTGTCCCGCTACGATCCGGGCGACCTCGGCAAGTTGGACAAGGACAGCAAGAAGGAGGCCGTTGACAAGCTGGAGAAGGGAATTCAACTGCTGGAACAGCTTCAGGAGGTGTTATATGCCAGTGAATCCTATGCGCTTCTGGTGGTTCTCCAGGCGATGGACAGCGCGGGCAAGGACGGCATCGTGAAGCATGTGATGGGAGGCATCAATCCCCAGGGCTGCGTGGTCAGCAGCTTCAAGCCGCCCACCACCCTGGAACGGGGCCATGACTTTCTGTGGCGGTGCGTGTGCCGTCTTCCCCGCCGCGGGATGATCGGCATCTTCAACCGTTCCTATTATGAGGAGGTGCTGAGCGTGCGCGTGCATCCGGAATTTCTGGTGGGGGAGGGGTTTGATCCCGCCCATGCCAAAAGGTCATTCTGGAAGGAGAGATTCAAGTCCATCAACAACCTGGAGCGCCACCTGCTTGCCAACAAGACGCGGATCGTGAAAATATTTCTTCATATTTCCTCCGAGGAGCAGAGGAAGCGCCTGCTGGCGCGGCTGGATACCCCGGACAAGAACTGGAAATTTTCAGAGGGGGACATCCATGAACGCGAGTTCTGGGACGACTACCAGAAGGCTTACCAGGAAATGATACGGCACACGTCCTCTCCGGACGCTCCGTGGTATGTGGTGCCGGCGGACAACAAGTGGTTTTCCAGGCTTGTCTGCATGTGCGCCATGGTGGAAGCCCTGGCAGAAATGAAGCTGAAATATCCGAAGGTGTCCGGGGAATTGAAGGAGTTCTTCCCCACGTTCCGTAAGGAACTGGAACGCCCCCTGTCCAAGGGCAGGGATTAG